CGTCTCAGAGGCGTGTCCAGGCAAGGTAATACCACAACAACGCGGAATGCGGAGCGTGTGTTTCAGCACAGGTGCCTGTGCATGTCATCTGGAATATACGAGAGTAACATGTaatcattttaccattttaccttGATTTAAGGGTTAAACTGATATACAtatactgatatatatatacacatcagCAGAGTATCCAGATTTATTCTAGATGACTGATGAATGTAAGTTTCAATATCTGTTCACAAACAAAGCTTTCTAGGTAAATCCATTTTTGAGAAATGCCATCCCCAACTACACATGAATTCATGAAAAGCATAATTTCCCAACTGGAATTTTGGtcatatgtaggcctatatgttgTATTTAAGATGATTCGGgttctttgtgtttcttttttttcctcctgtggAAACGGATTGATTGTGTCGTGTAAGCCCATGGGGGCTGGGCGCCTCTCGGCGTATTacacaagaaataaataaaccagaCCTAAACTGTAAtcattcacacagcacagtaacatACGGGAGAGATGCTTCTcctccatctttttttcttagtGCTGCTTTCGGGTTGCGTTCCCCACAGGTCAGCGAAGACTGTCTGTACCTCAACATCTTCGTTCCCCTGAGCGTGGACTTTGCGTCCCCCCTGCTGAAGCCGTTGCCGGTGATGGTGTGGATCCACGGAGGAGATTTCATCGTCGGCTCCGCCTCCAAGCCGCTATACGACGGGAGGTTCATGAGCAATTTTACACACACGGTCCTGGTGAGCGTGGATTATCGTCTAGGTAAGAGGAATCTGCTGGCTTTAGAACAGAAAAGAATAGAAgaagagaacaaaaaacattattagtCCTGATGAATTCGCAAAAACTAATCTGTAAAATTCACACAcagtttttaaatatctgtTCACTTTGATTGATGACAAACTTGCCATAACTGTCAAGCATTTAACTGTAAGAATTACAGGCACATTCATTTACTCTGTTCTTAAGGTAAAGGAATTAAAAACGACCATAAACATCTGGTGAAACATCAGTCTGGTAGTTAGGGTCCAGCTTAACATTTAGCAGTTATTTGCTACCAGCCTACAATTAACGCAAATACACAGCTGAAAAGAACAGCAAGTAGTCACCAGATACACTGTTATGAGAACCTGACTGGCAGTCTCTAAACCACAGCTCCACTTTAGGGGCATTTGGTTTCCTCGTGTCTGGAAATGATCCCGAAACCTCAGCCGTGGGGAACTATGGGATCCTGGACCAGCAAGCGGCGCTCCTGTGGGTCCACCAGAACATCGCTCTTTTTGGAGGTGACCCCAACAAGGTGAGCGCGAGAGGAAAAATGAATGACCACTGATGGTCCCAATGGACCCACAGGGCTTCAGTCTTGGAGGTCTGTTTACTTCCCAAAAAAACGAATGTTTCactcaaacaaaatggctgcctccTCAAAAGATCCAACCGGTTCAGGGACTTCCAGCCTTTAAAACGgcatcaaaaaaaaatccaacaagCTGTGGCCCGCCAGAACCCAGCGTTTCCTTTTTAACAACTGGGGGagtacatttttctgtgatgCGCGGGTGCCCATGTCCACGCAGGTGACCATATTTGGGGAGAGTGCCGGGGCGCAGTCGGTGAGCCTCCACCTGATGATGCAGAGCAGCGCGCCCCTCTTTAAGCAGGCGGTGTTCCAGAGCCTTCCGTTCTCCGTCCCGCTGAAGACGCGGTAGGCTTCCTCTGCGCCGAGCGAGCTCTGAAGGACGCCATGTTAGTCTTACTATGGTGGTGGGAATAATAATGGAGgcaaatctgttatttttctcagaaccaaaacagtatttttccatttaaagcTGGCATAAATTTTCAAGAATGCTCAGTATATAAATAAGCAGATGTGCTTCATTTGTTTTAAGATCACATTCTTAGTCAAAGTTTAGTCCTTATCTTATTTAAACCATGATTTTGGGAGGGCTGGGGTGTGTTTCTGGTCTAATAATAGCACAGATATGATCTCAGAAGAGGACCCGTGGGAGAAGGGCAGTGCAGCAGACACcattttggttgttgttttttccagaTCAGTGATgccattttggttgttttttttccagatcgGTGACGCCATTTTGGTTCTTGTTTGGTTCGCCGCCCAAATTAAAGCAGGCAGGACACAGGGCACCCCACACATTGCCccttcatcatcctcatcctcctccttctcACATTCCTTTAGTAGAGTGCACTTCAGATGGATGGAGTTAAAACCAAGGTCCATCTGTGAGAAGTGTGGGGCGTTCAGCCCAACTGTGACTGTTTCATAATGCTACTGCAGCACTGTGGCAAAGCTAAGCTTGCAGCAGCATTAAATAAACGTTGCAAACAAATCTCCTGCATTAGCTATGACTTTCCAGCATTCCATGATGCCACCTCAAATTCTGTATTATCAGCTTGGAACTAACCATCCATTACCttctccccccatccccacccccacccccctcaggtTCTAAAATCGTGAACCCCTTTCGCTTCCTGGAGGTGTTTGAGACGTGGGGGCCTTACATTGACGGAGAGCTGATCAAGGAGCAGGTGGTGACTGCCTTCCAGAAAGGacagtggcagagagagaagccCCTGCTGCTCGGTCAGTCACAAATTCAGCTTTTGAAAATGACCGTTGGATTCAatttgaaagccaactgtgagccaggccatGTTGCCCAATCAGAGCCCCCCgtcctcactaatgctcttctggctgaatggaagcaaatcccagcagcaatgctccaacatataatatgaagccttcccagaaggttgttatagcagcaaagggtggaccaagtttatattaatgcccataattttggatgagatgttggatgtcaggtgtccacatacttttggccatgtactgtagtgtacGTCCATCTCAGTTACGTTAGCTTCCTACAAATGTTTGACAATCTGCGCTTGTTCACTAACACAACAGTTGCTGGTTGTGTGTACAAGAGAAGCCAGACTGTAGCGTTGCCAGAAAAGCTAGCATGGCGATGTTCCATCCGTCATGTGTGAGAGCAGTTGTAGTGAAGAGCAAAAATGTACTCCTGTGGAAATATCTGTGTCTGATGAAAGCTGTCCAGACAGCAGAGCTGTCGTGTTTATTTagcccatttacatttttattaaaatagaaattaagacaaatacatgtttttagAAGGAAGGACTCATCTTTGCTCAGGTTGTCTGTATTTTGTTGACGATAGGTGATTCACCTCAGCTTCTGATGATCTATAGCACTCACTGGATGAGGCGCAGCAGCTTGTAGGCTAGAATACTCACCACCTATCACAGAGGTGGCAGTTCTtaaacagtttcttttttttttttttgctgactcTCAGCTTCATTGCTCCATATGAACCCATATATTACTGGCAGCCAGCAAgcagaaaaatgacattttacttTCAGCTCTTACTGGTGCAGAACCCTCTCACCATGAATAACAGGCCCGTCGGTTTTAGCAGAGATCATCCGTCTGCAGCTTGTCCCTAACGTGGTGCGCATTTCCACACCACAAGATGGATGGGGTCTCCTGATTGGAGGAGACGAACTGAATGAAAACGACTGAACCTTTGAATCAACGCGGTTCCTGATTGGACGCGATCGCCTGAATGGGCGTGACCTCTCGGATAAGTGAACGAATGTGATGTGTCATACGATGGCGCTCGTGTCTATAGGGACCACTTCTGAGGAAGGGGTCGCCTTCGTCTACGGAGTCCTCACAGAACCCGTCTCGGTTCTGGAGTGCGTCGTCTACACCACGGCCATCTTCAAACAGCACTCCCCGCGGATCCTGCACAAATACCTGCCCCTGTATAAGGACACCGACCGCCGGACCATGCTGGCACAGGTGAGCTTGAAGACcctgaaattagttttttttttttttgtccaagcatagggttgccagatttagaatttgtcaGAATCGTAAAGTGTAATCGCGGAACCAATGTCAgacttggagggggggggggggggcggaggaaccatgccaaataaaaataaaaatgtggtcATTCCCCAGTGTGCTGGCATACAGAGGCCCTAGTTTGCCCCAGATGAAGACTTCACTCTGCACATCTTTCCCAAATCAGGAGTTAGAGGGGCTGCCAGACTCGTTTACACACCTGTCTACATCAGCAGTGACCAGCAACTGAAGAGCTCTCAGGCGTAGAGCATATCTGTCTCACATTTCTGTCACAGTTATCCAGCGGTGCATTGTGGCCATGTCATAACAGGCACGCTTTGTTTctgatatttataataataatcataataatttagattgtgttaatttaGTTCTTCTAAGGGATACTTGGATATTACTGCCTAGCACTCACACtccataaacacaaacaaaaaagagtTGTTGTGCCATCCCATAATTTCACAGTCGGAGCGCCACaggcaaatcttttttttcagcagtgcttttttgacattttgttgaAGATTTGATTTTGCAATAAACCTGGCGCTGCAGAAACGCTGGAGGCAGCAGCTGAAATGGCAGTTTATCTGAAGGCCCTGCTTTCATCCTGACAGGAGGGTcagagaaactgtgtgtgtgtgtgtgtgtgtgtgtgtgtgtgtgtgtaggtgagtgtgtgtgtctgtgtgtgtgcatgtgtgtgtatgtgtgagtgtgtgtgtgtgtctgtgtgctgtgtgtgtctgtgtgtgtgcgtgtgtgcgtgcatgtgtgagtgtgtgtgtgtgtgtgtgtgtgtgtgtgtgtgtgtgtgtgcgtgtgtgcgtttatgtgtgagtgtgtgtgtgtctgtgtgtgtgcttctgttcgTCTCCTGGCATTGATTTCCCAGCTCTGCTGCAAGCCCTGGCTCCTGTGGGTAGCTCATTAGCAGGAGAGAGTGGATGGTTGCAGGTGTGTTAGACTGAATTTCTCACACATAGCACAAACTGCCAGGGTATCTGCGGAGCTGAGGAAATGGTTTCAAGTAGACAGACACCACATAATGTTTCAAAGAAAGCCTTTCAGATACAATCTAAGGAATATGCTACTGTGAACCAAAGGGAAGAGGCTGATAGCATAATGATATTTTAACAAACAGTTTTTATGCTGTGACTTTTAGATTATGACAGCAATAGGTTAGCCAGCATAGACACTTCCTTACCAAAATGCGTGTCACTCAGCAACTGACACATTATGATTAATATTAAATAGGCATAACCTTAAGGTATTAATGCATTATGAAATGCTGCTGCATATATCAATTTACCATGAccattatgaagaaaaaatattgtgaaTCATCGTTGTTCCTGACTATTACAAAAGGAGATGGTGTACAAATATTTTAACTCTCGTCCATGTAGGTCAAACATATTTATTCACCTGAGTTTAGCACAACAGTATTTGAGAGTATAAATGTCTGACAGTCCTGGGATATTTACTGGAAGAGCCTGTGGGCTTGACTGTTTATATCGCACTTAGCTCCCAGTTCTGTGTCTTTGCCGTTTCCCAaatccctccctttcccctccaccctgttcctttatttatcCCGTTCTgtgatgttgggggggggggggtccgggggggtcCACTGGATGCATATGGTGGGGTGTGGTTTCCAACGTCTGATTCCAAAACAAAGGGTGTACTTCAGCCTGTACATTGCAAACATATGTCTGTCTTAAGAAGAGTTTTGCTCTTGTAATAAGAATTaaaatctttgtttttcttctctcaagtagaaaatattagtttgttttaagttactgtgTGAAATTGTCTTCCCCCATTGGCAAATGTGGAAATGAGTAAAACTATTTCACCTCAATAtttggcaatatttttgtcttatttttcaaaaaagtaatagaaataatagcacattggattttaaatgaaacaatgaatataaggTTAAACTGTCAGCTCTAATTTGATACATAGGTCCCCTATAATTGTAAATTCCCCTAACCGTAAATATCTTCCAGTATAAATGTGTAATGGAAAAATGCAAGGCCTGTAATAAACATATGAACAATGCGGTGCGCAGTGAAAACTCCAACTCCCACGTTTCCCCGCCTTCTCAGATCGTGACGGACTACATCTTCCAGTGTCCCGCGCGCAGGGCCGCCCGCACGGGCGTGGACTCCGGCAGTAACGTGTGGGTGTACGTTTTCGACCACGCGGTGGCGGACCGGCGGGCGTGGCGGGGGCT
The nucleotide sequence above comes from Anguilla rostrata isolate EN2019 chromosome 7, ASM1855537v3, whole genome shotgun sequence. Encoded proteins:
- the LOC135258560 gene encoding cAMP-regulated D2 protein, with amino-acid sequence MENSFSTLPFFTLGFVLDCAGATFSEKEISVGELLRSISSGLRTRDEPAVIERALRFEGKALELPESKNSIYRKDSEDSSPGVPGTGPTPDAPKVQTKDGILTGLAADKAYIFYGIPYASPPVGAARWTPPTPVAPWAGAYDASFPRASCMQACIGPVSEACPGKVSEDCLYLNIFVPLSVDFASPLLKPLPVMVWIHGGDFIVGSASKPLYDGRFMSNFTHTVLVSVDYRLGAFGFLVSGNDPETSAVGNYGILDQQAALLWVHQNIALFGGDPNKVTIFGESAGAQSVSLHLMMQSSAPLFKQAVFQSLPFSVPLKTRCSKIVNPFRFLEVFETWGPYIDGELIKEQVVTAFQKGQWQREKPLLLGTTSEEGVAFVYGVLTEPVSVLECVVYTTAIFKQHSPRILHKYLPLYKDTDRRTMLAQIVTDYIFQCPARRAARTGVDSGSNVWVYVFDHAVADRRAWRGLPFCVGRVCHGAELPFLFGTALLASRMLCLWGAFAHGGDPAAGPDATRFCRCQRPPVWPRYSRASGWPVMNLTVPAHPQAGARDHLCDFWDKLGIY